A window of Lysobacter sp. TY2-98 genomic DNA:
GGACATGGGATTCGCCGGCGGCGGCGGGTCCGGCGGCAGCGGGATGAACTCGCCGTGGTCCAGATCCGGCAACTTCATGCGCCCGGCGCGCCAGTCGGCCTTGGCCTCCTCGATGCGGTCCTTGCGCGAGGACACGAAGTTCCATTCGATGAAGCGCGGCCCCACCGCCTCGCCGCCCAGTGCCATCACCGTGGCCGGCCCGCGCGCAACGACCTCGGCGCTGCGGCCCGGCGTCAGCACCGCCATCTGGCCGACGCCGAAGCGCTGGCCGTCGATCTCCGCCGCGCCGCGGGCGACGTAGAACGCGCGTTCGGGATGATCCGGCGGCAGCACGAAACGTGCGCCGTCTTCGAGGTCGAGGTGCAGGTAGAACAGCGGCGACGACCCCGGCACCGGTGCGATCAGGCCCAGCGCAGTGCCGGCGATCAGTCGCCCGCGCACGCCGGCCTCGTCGAACGCCGGCAGTTGCGCCGCGTCGACG
This region includes:
- a CDS encoding pirin family protein, with protein sequence MIQLVIPARRRDLGGFEVGRVLPAPLHRMVGPFIFFDHMGPADFPPGIPRTVDVRPHPHIGLSTVTYLLDGEIMHRDSVGSEQAIRPGEVNWMTAGRGITHSERFEKARAQGDRLDGLQAWVALPDHLEETDPGFVHVDAAQLPAFDEAGVRGRLIAGTALGLIAPVPGSSPLFYLHLDLEDGARFVLPPDHPERAFYVARGAAEIDGQRFGVGQMAVLTPGRSAEVVARGPATVMALGGEAVGPRFIEWNFVSSRKDRIEEAKADWRAGRMKLPDLDHGEFIPLPPDPPPPANPMS